A genomic region of Rhodococcus pyridinivorans contains the following coding sequences:
- a CDS encoding sulfite reductase subunit alpha encodes MTTTGPFIPLDAPFTADQRSWLSGFVAGMQTRLFSGGPAADAGTVGSATALHVLYGSQTGNAEAVAEDAAAAARTQGFAPVVCALDDMDLDRFAGLGQVLIVTSTYGEGEMPDNAELFWDALSAESAPRLDGMNFAVLALGDTGYDGFCQAGKLIDMRLEQLGAQRIVPRVDCDVEFEELAATWIAETLPLVAAVEGIVGDGAPAPAAPAAPARAKSQWTRKNPYPAVLTSNVLLSGEDSAKEIRHYEFALADSGLEYEAGDALNVVPVNDTELVHAILGRLGLDGAAVPEGHDDTLEHLLTYNYEITAPSVDLLEEIEKHTGNEELTYVLRHSDKAALDEWLWGRDILDVLLLDPAPELSAEQFLALLRPLQHRAYSISSSPNACDGSVHLTVAAVRYGTDGRERRGVCSTFLADRVGEGKVGIFVSKNKAFRVPADDTAPMIMVGPGTGIAPFRGFLQERRARGATGKNWLFFGDQKRGCDYIYEQELAEFADSGVLTRLDLAFSRDQAEKIYVQTRMKEHGAELFAWLEEGGHFYICGDASRMAKDVDRALHEIVAEHGGMNDEQAAEYVTTLKREKRYVRDVY; translated from the coding sequence GTGACCACCACCGGCCCGTTCATTCCCCTCGACGCTCCGTTCACCGCCGATCAGCGGTCGTGGCTCTCCGGCTTCGTCGCCGGGATGCAGACCCGCCTGTTCTCCGGGGGTCCCGCCGCCGATGCCGGGACCGTCGGCTCGGCGACTGCTCTGCACGTGCTCTACGGCTCGCAGACCGGCAATGCCGAAGCCGTCGCCGAGGACGCCGCGGCTGCAGCGCGCACCCAGGGCTTCGCGCCCGTCGTGTGCGCTCTCGACGACATGGACCTCGACCGGTTCGCCGGTCTGGGCCAGGTCCTGATCGTCACATCCACCTACGGCGAGGGCGAGATGCCCGACAACGCCGAGCTGTTCTGGGATGCGCTGTCGGCCGAGAGCGCGCCGCGCCTCGACGGCATGAACTTCGCGGTGCTCGCTCTCGGTGACACGGGGTACGACGGGTTCTGCCAGGCCGGCAAGCTCATCGATATGCGTCTCGAGCAGCTCGGTGCGCAGCGCATCGTGCCGCGGGTGGACTGCGACGTCGAGTTCGAGGAGCTCGCCGCGACGTGGATCGCGGAGACGCTGCCGCTCGTCGCGGCCGTCGAGGGCATCGTGGGCGATGGTGCTCCCGCTCCCGCGGCACCGGCGGCACCGGCCCGGGCGAAGTCGCAGTGGACCCGCAAGAATCCCTATCCGGCGGTGTTGACGTCGAACGTGCTCCTGTCCGGGGAGGACTCGGCCAAGGAGATTCGGCACTACGAGTTCGCGCTCGCCGATTCCGGTCTCGAATACGAAGCGGGCGACGCGCTGAACGTGGTGCCCGTCAACGACACCGAACTCGTGCACGCGATCCTCGGTCGGCTCGGTCTCGACGGCGCGGCCGTCCCCGAGGGTCACGACGACACGCTCGAGCACCTCCTCACCTACAACTACGAGATCACCGCTCCGTCCGTCGATCTCCTCGAGGAGATCGAGAAACACACGGGTAACGAGGAACTCACCTATGTGCTGCGGCACAGCGACAAGGCCGCGCTCGACGAATGGTTGTGGGGCCGCGACATTCTCGACGTGCTCCTGCTCGATCCCGCGCCCGAGCTGTCGGCCGAGCAGTTCCTGGCGCTGCTGCGTCCGCTGCAGCACCGGGCGTACTCGATCTCGTCGAGTCCGAACGCGTGCGACGGTTCGGTGCACCTGACGGTCGCGGCGGTGCGCTACGGCACCGACGGCCGCGAGCGTCGCGGGGTGTGCTCGACCTTCCTCGCCGATCGTGTCGGTGAAGGCAAGGTCGGCATCTTCGTGTCGAAGAACAAGGCCTTCCGCGTGCCCGCCGACGACACCGCACCGATGATCATGGTCGGTCCGGGCACCGGCATCGCACCCTTCCGCGGCTTCCTGCAGGAACGTCGCGCACGGGGTGCGACGGGGAAGAACTGGCTGTTCTTCGGCGACCAGAAGCGCGGCTGCGACTACATCTACGAACAGGAGTTGGCCGAGTTCGCCGACTCGGGTGTGCTCACGCGCCTGGACCTGGCGTTCTCCCGCGATCAGGCCGAGAAGATCTACGTGCAGACCCGCATGAAGGAGCACGGCGCGGAACTGTTCGCGTGGCTCGAGGAGGGTGGACACTTCTACATCTGCGGCGACGCGTCGCGGATGGCGAAGGACGTCGACCGTGCGCTGCACGAGATCGTCGCCGAGCACGGCGGCATGAACGACGAGCAGGCCGCGGAGTACGTCACCACCCTCAAGCGCGAGAAGCGGTACGTGCGCGACGTGTACTGA
- a CDS encoding elongation factor G-like protein EF-G2 codes for MPDRSAARSRQAPTADSPDRIRNVALVGCSGSGKTTLTESLAVAAGAVGRAGRVAEGTTVSDYEGIEQRHRRSVQLSVVPLEWNDIKINLIDMPGHPDFDAEVRAALHAADAAIFVVSATDPISAATRALWRECDDEAIPRAIVVNKLDVARHSFDDMLTDCHVAFGLGPDTLRAMFYPVYDGDRPIGSMGLLTGRSYGEPGPCPVSTEARESLVEAISGQDDTLMERFIAGEQLDTASLQEGLTREILACTLHPAVPADETGIGAVELLELITTGFPAPTQRGRGAPPCDPDGPLAAQVVRVAGDSYVGRISLVRVYSGTLRPDTIVALADGDRDSRERIPALTSPFGKQQRPVGEAVAGDITSVGKLATAQPGDVLYDPDHPVPLDRWPTPTPLLPVAIEAHTRTDDDKLSQALSRLASEDPALRVEQNPETHQLVLWCTGEAHAELVLERLRTRHGVQVDTVEHRVPLEETFAGPAKGHGRLVKQSGGHGQYAVVDVEVEPLPVGSGVVFAEKVVGGAVPRQFIPSVEKGVYAQAEKGVTTGYPLVDVQVTLVDGKAHSVDSSDAAFQAAAGLALRDAASHSTVRVLEPVAAVRVIVPEEHLGAVLGDLSARRGRVLGTESPEPGVALLRAEVPELELGRYPVELRAITQGTADFARQYLRHEPMPENLAARYGESD; via the coding sequence ATGCCCGATCGCTCCGCAGCACGCAGCCGGCAGGCACCGACCGCCGACAGTCCCGACCGGATCCGCAACGTTGCCCTGGTGGGGTGCAGCGGCTCCGGGAAAACCACCCTCACCGAATCCCTCGCCGTCGCAGCGGGCGCCGTCGGGCGCGCCGGGCGCGTGGCAGAGGGCACCACGGTGTCCGACTACGAGGGGATCGAGCAGCGCCACCGCAGGTCGGTGCAGCTGTCCGTCGTCCCCCTCGAATGGAACGACATCAAGATCAACCTGATCGACATGCCGGGACACCCCGACTTCGACGCCGAGGTCCGCGCAGCCCTGCACGCGGCCGACGCGGCGATCTTCGTCGTCTCCGCCACCGATCCCATCAGCGCAGCGACCCGCGCGCTCTGGCGCGAATGCGACGACGAGGCGATCCCCCGCGCGATCGTGGTGAACAAACTCGATGTCGCCCGGCACAGCTTCGACGACATGCTCACCGACTGTCACGTCGCCTTCGGATTGGGACCGGACACCCTGAGGGCCATGTTCTATCCCGTCTACGACGGCGACCGCCCGATCGGGTCGATGGGTCTGCTGACGGGCCGCAGCTACGGCGAACCCGGTCCGTGCCCGGTGTCCACCGAAGCGCGCGAGAGCCTCGTGGAGGCCATCTCCGGCCAGGACGACACGCTCATGGAGCGGTTCATCGCCGGCGAGCAACTCGACACGGCCTCCCTGCAGGAAGGACTCACCCGCGAGATCCTGGCGTGCACCCTGCACCCGGCCGTTCCCGCCGACGAGACGGGGATCGGTGCCGTCGAACTGCTCGAATTGATCACCACCGGATTCCCCGCACCGACGCAGCGCGGTCGTGGTGCACCGCCGTGCGATCCGGACGGTCCGCTCGCCGCGCAGGTCGTGCGCGTGGCCGGCGACTCCTATGTCGGGCGGATCAGCCTGGTGCGCGTGTACTCCGGCACGCTGCGACCCGACACGATCGTCGCGCTGGCCGACGGCGACCGCGACAGCCGCGAACGCATTCCCGCCCTGACGAGCCCGTTCGGCAAGCAACAGCGCCCGGTCGGTGAAGCCGTGGCGGGAGACATCACCTCCGTCGGGAAGCTCGCGACGGCACAACCCGGTGACGTCCTGTACGACCCCGACCATCCGGTCCCGCTCGACCGGTGGCCCACCCCGACTCCCCTGCTCCCCGTCGCGATCGAGGCACACACCCGCACCGACGACGACAAGCTGTCCCAGGCCCTGTCGCGCCTCGCCTCCGAGGATCCCGCGCTGCGCGTCGAGCAGAATCCCGAGACCCATCAGCTCGTGCTGTGGTGCACGGGTGAAGCGCACGCCGAACTGGTCCTCGAACGGTTGCGCACCCGGCACGGTGTCCAGGTCGACACGGTCGAGCATCGGGTGCCGCTCGAGGAGACCTTCGCCGGCCCCGCGAAAGGCCACGGCAGGCTCGTCAAACAATCCGGCGGGCACGGTCAGTACGCGGTCGTCGACGTCGAGGTCGAACCACTGCCGGTGGGCAGCGGGGTGGTGTTCGCCGAGAAGGTGGTGGGCGGTGCGGTTCCGCGCCAGTTCATCCCGTCCGTGGAGAAGGGCGTGTACGCGCAGGCCGAGAAGGGCGTGACGACGGGATATCCGCTCGTCGACGTGCAAGTCACCCTGGTCGACGGCAAGGCCCACTCGGTGGATTCGTCCGACGCGGCCTTCCAGGCCGCCGCCGGGCTGGCCCTGCGGGATGCGGCCTCACACAGCACCGTTCGCGTACTCGAACCGGTCGCCGCCGTGCGGGTGATCGTGCCGGAGGAGCATCTCGGCGCGGTCCTCGGCGATCTGTCGGCCCGGCGCGGACGGGTGCTCGGCACCGAATCCCCCGAGCCGGGTGTCGCCCTGTTGCGCGCGGAGGTTCCCGAGCTCGAACTCGGCCGCTATCCGGTGGAACTGCGGGCCATCACGCAGGGCACCGCCGATTTCGCCCGCCAGTATCTGCGGCACGAACCGATGCCCGAGAATCTCGCGGCCCGCTACGGCGAGTCGGACTGA
- a CDS encoding PIG-L deacetylase family protein, protein MSVLLCFHAHPDDEVFLTGGVMRRAADAGHRVVLVVATDGARGEYPDGLLAPGESLAARRAKELEESARALGAARVVPFGYGDSGMAGTAGNHDPNAFANADPSEVGARLAAVIEQERADVVTIYDEHGGYGHPDHVQVHRAGIHAERITGHDAVYEASSNRDHLMRLLSALPDTPDDVRPPDLESFGLPESELTTAVDVSTALAAKRAAMIGYESQIGDFGPMLNMPEEHLRAAFGVEWFRRRGVPPGLQETELPL, encoded by the coding sequence ATGAGCGTTCTGCTGTGCTTTCATGCACACCCCGACGACGAGGTGTTCCTCACCGGTGGCGTGATGCGCCGAGCCGCCGACGCCGGGCATCGCGTCGTCCTCGTCGTCGCCACCGACGGTGCCCGCGGCGAGTATCCCGACGGTTTGCTCGCGCCCGGCGAATCCCTCGCCGCCCGGCGCGCGAAGGAGCTGGAGGAATCCGCCCGGGCGCTGGGTGCGGCGAGGGTGGTGCCCTTCGGCTACGGCGATTCGGGGATGGCCGGCACCGCCGGCAACCACGACCCGAATGCCTTCGCCAACGCCGATCCGAGCGAGGTGGGAGCCAGACTGGCCGCCGTGATCGAGCAGGAACGCGCCGATGTCGTCACGATCTACGACGAGCACGGCGGCTACGGCCATCCCGATCACGTCCAGGTCCACCGGGCCGGGATCCATGCCGAACGGATCACCGGACACGACGCCGTCTACGAGGCATCGAGCAACCGGGACCACCTTATGCGGCTGCTCTCGGCGCTGCCGGACACCCCCGACGACGTGCGCCCACCGGACCTCGAGTCGTTCGGCCTACCGGAATCGGAACTGACCACCGCGGTGGACGTGTCGACGGCGCTGGCCGCCAAACGCGCTGCCATGATCGGCTATGAGTCGCAGATCGGAGATTTCGGGCCGATGCTGAACATGCCCGAGGAACACCTGCGGGCCGCCTTCGGTGTCGAATGGTTCCGGCGCCGCGGTGTTCCGCCCGGGCTGCAGGAGACCGAGCTCCCGCTCTGA
- a CDS encoding SRPBCC family protein, with product MEQRIEVSRNIAAPPSAVWRVLTALDEAPTTLRAVKAVERLDGTGYEVGTRWRETRVMFGQSSTEEMQVAEADPERRTVVVAESRGVRYRTVFDLIPSAGGTDLSVEFSGESGPLGAFAQLAMTLFAPLAKRATRKALEQDLADIAAAAERAG from the coding sequence GTGGAACAACGCATCGAGGTCTCGCGCAACATCGCCGCACCACCATCCGCGGTGTGGCGGGTGCTCACCGCGCTGGACGAGGCGCCCACCACCCTGCGTGCGGTGAAGGCCGTGGAACGACTGGACGGCACCGGCTACGAGGTGGGCACACGGTGGCGGGAGACCCGCGTGATGTTCGGGCAGTCGTCGACCGAGGAGATGCAGGTCGCCGAGGCGGATCCGGAGCGGCGCACCGTCGTCGTCGCCGAATCCCGCGGCGTCCGCTACCGGACCGTCTTCGATCTGATCCCCTCGGCGGGCGGCACGGATCTGTCCGTGGAGTTCTCCGGCGAGAGCGGACCCCTCGGCGCCTTCGCGCAGCTTGCGATGACCCTGTTCGCGCCGCTCGCGAAACGCGCGACCCGCAAGGCCCTCGAACAGGACCTCGCCGACATCGCCGCCGCAGCCGAGCGGGCGGGATGA
- a CDS encoding iron-containing alcohol dehydrogenase: MRVGGGAVEEIGEVVAGLGLARPLVVTDKFLVGTGAVDRMVAQLEAAGLRPAVFAETVPDPTTASLDAGAAAVAEHDADCVIGFGGGSPMDTAKALGLLARKGGHMRDYKVPRDNIGPALPVIAVPTTAGSGSEATQFTIISDSESDEKMLCTGQAFLPVAAIVDYRLTMTMPPRLTADTGVDALTHAIEAYVSRKANPFSDSLALVAIDTIGQVLRRVYADGQDAEARERMMLAATQAGIAFSNSSVALVHGMSRPIGAHFHVAHGLSNAMLFPAVTEFSVDAAESRYADCARALGAASTDASDATAAADLVVALKELCRDVEVPTPKSYGIDKQTWDERLPVMAEQALASGSPNNNPRIPTAEEIRDLYGRIYA; the protein is encoded by the coding sequence ATGCGCGTCGGCGGGGGCGCCGTCGAGGAGATCGGTGAGGTAGTCGCCGGACTCGGACTCGCCCGGCCCCTGGTGGTGACCGACAAATTCCTGGTCGGCACCGGTGCGGTGGATCGGATGGTCGCGCAGCTCGAGGCCGCCGGACTGCGGCCGGCAGTCTTCGCCGAGACCGTTCCCGACCCCACCACCGCCTCGCTCGACGCGGGTGCCGCAGCGGTCGCCGAGCACGACGCCGACTGTGTGATCGGGTTCGGTGGAGGAAGCCCGATGGACACGGCCAAGGCCCTCGGCCTGCTCGCCCGGAAGGGCGGTCACATGCGCGACTACAAGGTGCCGCGCGACAACATCGGCCCGGCGCTACCGGTGATCGCCGTGCCGACCACGGCGGGAAGCGGCTCGGAGGCAACCCAGTTCACGATCATCAGCGACAGCGAGTCCGACGAGAAGATGCTGTGCACGGGCCAGGCCTTCCTGCCGGTCGCTGCGATCGTCGACTATCGGCTCACCATGACGATGCCCCCGCGCCTGACGGCGGACACCGGCGTGGATGCACTCACCCATGCCATCGAGGCCTATGTCAGCAGGAAGGCGAACCCGTTCTCCGACAGCCTCGCGCTCGTCGCGATCGACACCATCGGACAGGTACTGCGGCGCGTCTACGCGGACGGGCAGGACGCCGAGGCGCGCGAGCGGATGATGCTGGCCGCCACGCAGGCGGGCATCGCCTTCTCCAACTCCAGCGTCGCGCTCGTGCACGGCATGAGCCGTCCGATCGGGGCGCACTTCCATGTTGCGCACGGACTGTCGAACGCGATGCTGTTCCCGGCGGTCACCGAGTTCTCGGTGGATGCCGCCGAGTCCCGCTATGCCGACTGCGCCCGCGCGCTCGGCGCGGCCTCGACGGACGCCTCGGATGCGACCGCCGCCGCAGACCTGGTCGTCGCGCTGAAGGAACTGTGCCGCGACGTGGAGGTGCCGACACCGAAGTCGTACGGCATCGACAAGCAGACCTGGGACGAGAGGCTCCCGGTCATGGCCGAGCAGGCGCTGGCGTCGGGATCCCCGAACAACAACCCGAGGATCCCGACGGCCGAGGAGATCCGCGATCTCTACGGGCGGATCTACGCCTGA
- a CDS encoding ADP-ribosylglycohydrolase family protein, which yields METTAAQNDRAAGVLLATAAGDALGAGYEFTYPTDTTPIDMIGGGLGPFAPGEWTDDTSMALAIAEVSATGVDIGESAGLDAVAAQFLRWYATNPKDIGNQTRAVLREASPTAVTMTARARSLPGRTGGNGSLMRTAPVGLAYLDDAERCLSTAHAISSLTHADEQASEACRLWSFAIRHAVLHGTFDGVRVALSCLSQPAAQRWTALLDEAETAPSPRVFDNNGWVVHALQAAWWAITHARTDGPGHLPEALELAVRAGNDTDTVAAIAGGLLGARWGASAVPERWRRMLHGWPGYRADDLERLGLLTARKGSGAGGDVLRVVQS from the coding sequence ATGGAAACAACCGCAGCACAGAACGACCGGGCAGCCGGAGTCCTGCTCGCCACCGCAGCAGGCGACGCACTCGGGGCCGGATACGAATTCACGTATCCGACGGACACCACGCCCATCGACATGATCGGCGGCGGACTCGGGCCGTTCGCGCCCGGTGAGTGGACCGACGACACCTCCATGGCCCTCGCGATCGCCGAGGTCTCGGCGACCGGCGTCGACATCGGTGAGAGCGCCGGACTCGACGCGGTCGCGGCGCAGTTCCTCCGCTGGTACGCCACGAACCCCAAGGACATCGGCAACCAGACGCGTGCCGTCCTGCGCGAGGCGAGCCCCACCGCCGTCACCATGACGGCGCGCGCCCGCAGCCTCCCCGGACGCACCGGTGGCAACGGATCGCTCATGCGCACCGCACCCGTCGGGCTCGCCTACCTCGACGACGCCGAGCGGTGCCTGTCCACGGCGCATGCGATCAGCAGCCTCACCCACGCGGACGAGCAGGCATCCGAGGCATGCCGACTGTGGTCGTTCGCGATCCGTCACGCCGTCCTCCACGGCACCTTCGACGGGGTGCGGGTCGCCCTGTCCTGCCTGTCCCAGCCCGCCGCACAGCGGTGGACGGCGCTGCTGGACGAGGCGGAGACCGCGCCGAGTCCGCGCGTGTTCGACAACAACGGCTGGGTCGTCCACGCCCTGCAGGCGGCGTGGTGGGCGATCACGCACGCCCGCACCGACGGCCCCGGGCACCTGCCGGAGGCGCTCGAACTGGCCGTGCGCGCAGGCAACGACACCGACACGGTCGCGGCCATCGCGGGCGGACTGCTCGGCGCCCGGTGGGGTGCGTCCGCGGTGCCGGAACGGTGGCGTCGCATGCTGCACGGATGGCCCGGTTACCGCGCGGACGACCTCGAGCGCCTCGGGCTGCTCACTGCGCGGAAGGGCTCCGGGGCAGGCGGGGATGTACTACGGGTCGTCCAGAGCTGA
- a CDS encoding NUDIX hydrolase, with amino-acid sequence MGTPTDSTGRSLTDYPRPSVAVDVAVLTIDEVLKVLVVERPDGTFALPGTFLHPGERLAEAAERALRDKAGLTGVDFHQLAMLDDPERDDRGWVLSMAHGAAVPVAEIPAEAYLVPTTETSDLAFDHAEIVDLAVADLRRRYSAEVDPGNFLGEQFTVLDLRLLYETVYARSYPKDTFRRHLLHGLEPTGELHREGTGRPAEIYRRRGTPLPSSTAAFLLQ; translated from the coding sequence ATGGGCACACCGACCGACTCGACCGGCAGGTCGCTCACCGACTACCCGCGCCCCTCGGTGGCCGTGGACGTCGCCGTCCTCACCATCGACGAAGTACTGAAGGTTCTGGTCGTCGAACGTCCCGACGGCACCTTCGCCCTGCCGGGCACCTTCCTGCACCCCGGTGAGCGACTCGCCGAGGCCGCCGAACGCGCCCTGCGCGACAAGGCCGGACTCACGGGTGTCGACTTCCACCAGCTGGCCATGCTCGACGATCCCGAGCGCGACGACCGCGGGTGGGTGCTGTCGATGGCCCACGGCGCCGCGGTGCCGGTCGCCGAGATCCCCGCCGAGGCGTATCTCGTGCCGACCACCGAGACCTCCGACCTCGCCTTCGACCATGCCGAGATCGTCGACCTGGCCGTCGCCGACCTGCGACGCAGGTACTCCGCCGAGGTCGACCCCGGCAACTTCCTCGGCGAGCAGTTCACCGTGCTCGACCTGCGGCTGCTGTACGAGACCGTCTATGCCCGCAGCTATCCCAAGGACACCTTCCGCCGGCACCTGCTGCACGGCCTAGAACCCACCGGCGAACTGCACAGGGAGGGCACGGGCCGGCCCGCCGAGATCTACCGCCGGCGCGGCACTCCCCTGCCGTCGTCCACCGCCGCCTTCCTCCTGCAGTGA
- a CDS encoding pseudouridine-5'-phosphate glycosidase — protein sequence MSGGVKSVLDIPATLERLETLGVVVVGYRTTRFPGFYVRDSGCDVDEVESAEQAAAVARARDGLGLRAAVLVGNPVAAEAQIDPELHDRVLAEAEHAAAEAGTRGKAITPFLLEHMHRATEGRSLETNVAVYRGNVAVAAEIAHALAS from the coding sequence GTGAGCGGCGGCGTCAAATCCGTCCTCGACATCCCTGCCACACTCGAACGGCTCGAGACGCTCGGGGTGGTCGTGGTCGGCTATCGGACCACGCGTTTTCCCGGCTTCTATGTGCGCGACAGCGGCTGCGATGTCGACGAGGTGGAGTCGGCGGAGCAGGCCGCGGCGGTGGCGCGGGCGCGGGACGGGCTGGGTCTGCGGGCGGCGGTGCTCGTCGGGAATCCGGTGGCGGCCGAGGCTCAGATCGATCCGGAACTGCACGATCGCGTGCTCGCCGAGGCCGAACACGCCGCAGCCGAGGCCGGGACACGCGGCAAGGCGATCACCCCGTTCCTGCTCGAACACATGCACCGGGCCACCGAGGGGCGCTCGCTCGAGACGAATGTCGCGGTCTATCGCGGGAACGTCGCGGTCGCCGCGGAGATCGCGCACGCGCTGGCGTCCTGA
- a CDS encoding TIGR03086 family metal-binding protein yields MNTTALRHAEADKPLTDVISSLRGTDWDAQSPCEGWTARDVLAHVIDTQRDFFAGRGVEMGERPETDRPVEAWRTHTARIAEILADDSFVSTTYDGYFGPTTVGATFEQFYLWDMLVHRWDIARSAGVDVTFSDAELDRMEAGADSFGDALYMDGVCAPAVPVPEDADRTARILAKMGRRTAASIG; encoded by the coding sequence ATGAATACAACAGCACTGCGACACGCAGAGGCCGACAAGCCGCTCACCGACGTGATCTCGTCGCTCCGCGGCACCGACTGGGATGCGCAGTCGCCGTGTGAGGGGTGGACGGCGCGCGACGTCCTGGCCCACGTCATCGACACGCAGCGGGACTTCTTCGCCGGACGCGGCGTCGAGATGGGGGAGCGGCCCGAGACCGACCGTCCTGTCGAGGCGTGGAGGACGCACACGGCACGGATCGCCGAGATCCTCGCGGACGACTCGTTCGTCTCGACGACATACGACGGATACTTCGGGCCGACCACGGTGGGTGCGACCTTCGAACAGTTCTACCTCTGGGACATGCTCGTGCATCGCTGGGACATCGCACGCAGCGCGGGGGTCGATGTGACCTTCTCGGACGCCGAACTCGACCGGATGGAGGCCGGCGCCGACAGTTTCGGCGACGCGCTCTACATGGACGGTGTCTGTGCTCCGGCGGTGCCGGTTCCCGAGGACGCAGACCGCACGGCCCGGATCCTCGCGAAGATGGGACGTCGCACGGCCGCGTCGATCGGTTAG
- a CDS encoding helix-turn-helix domain-containing protein: MKPDGGDPLGGRDDTDRVGGRDDTDRVGGRDDIERAHLKDPHDASHTIHRYPAASDLTDLMQRYWIPVWSVPAGREAPQRVLRYPVCQLVVAHDYARFYGVEHGLSTVTLTGEGWAVGSMLSPAAGALITGTSLAAFTDRAIDLTDVLGDAGARLITRVREAMAHGPDSRESHRAATEAFDDVLRAHLPIDEEGRLVNRVVAFVEENSDVLRVEQVRAEFGLGERALQRLVQRRIGLTPKWLIQRRRLQEAAGRLREKPGSLSEVAAVLGYADQPHFVRDFARVMGMTPGAFAARYGGG, translated from the coding sequence ATGAAACCCGACGGCGGCGACCCCCTCGGCGGTCGCGACGACACCGACCGCGTCGGCGGTCGCGACGACACCGACCGCGTCGGCGGTCGCGACGACATCGAACGTGCCCACCTGAAGGATCCGCACGACGCCTCGCACACCATCCACCGTTATCCCGCCGCTTCCGACCTCACGGATCTGATGCAGCGGTACTGGATTCCCGTGTGGTCGGTGCCGGCCGGGCGGGAGGCACCCCAGCGGGTGCTGCGCTATCCGGTCTGCCAACTGGTGGTTGCGCACGATTACGCGCGCTTCTACGGTGTCGAACACGGACTGTCCACGGTCACCCTCACCGGCGAGGGCTGGGCGGTCGGGTCCATGCTCAGCCCGGCGGCCGGGGCACTGATCACGGGCACCTCGCTCGCGGCGTTCACCGACCGGGCCATCGACCTCACCGATGTCCTCGGCGATGCCGGCGCGCGTCTGATCACGCGGGTTCGGGAGGCGATGGCACACGGCCCGGACTCTCGCGAGTCGCACCGCGCCGCGACGGAGGCGTTCGACGACGTGCTGCGCGCCCATCTGCCGATCGATGAGGAGGGGCGACTGGTCAACCGGGTGGTGGCATTCGTCGAAGAGAACTCCGACGTCCTGCGGGTCGAGCAGGTGCGCGCGGAGTTCGGTCTCGGCGAGCGCGCGCTGCAACGCCTCGTCCAGCGACGGATCGGGCTGACCCCGAAGTGGCTGATCCAGCGGCGGCGACTGCAGGAGGCCGCCGGTCGCCTGCGCGAGAAACCCGGTTCGTTGTCGGAGGTCGCCGCGGTCCTCGGTTACGCCGACCAGCCGCATTTCGTACGTGATTTCGCGAGGGTCATGGGCATGACGCCGGGCGCGTTCGCGGCTCGCTACGGCGGTGGATGA
- a CDS encoding maleylpyruvate isomerase family mycothiol-dependent enzyme, with translation MLDYARYCGEIVEQTELLVDSLAGQDMTTPVPSCPGWNLGQLARHIGYGHRWASEAVRGEGAMPRTDRAMRELADYVDEDPDELIPWLREGAREFGAALREVGPNMRVWTPIPGGKKTPEFFARRFAHETVVHRADAALALGADFEPAHDLAVDCVDEWLDLAVVTWPRLDVERHRALHGPDRTLHFHATDTSAEWVVDLSGEDFAWRHAHEKSAVAVRGPLTELLLVLYRRRAVDTADVEVFGDTGFLASWLDVSPFG, from the coding sequence ATGCTGGACTACGCGCGTTACTGCGGAGAGATCGTCGAACAGACGGAACTGCTGGTGGACTCACTGGCCGGGCAGGACATGACCACACCGGTGCCGTCGTGCCCGGGATGGAACCTCGGTCAGCTCGCCCGACACATCGGCTACGGCCACCGCTGGGCGAGCGAGGCGGTCCGCGGTGAAGGGGCGATGCCGCGCACCGACCGCGCGATGCGGGAGTTGGCGGACTACGTCGACGAGGATCCGGACGAGCTGATTCCGTGGTTACGGGAAGGAGCGCGCGAATTCGGGGCCGCGTTGCGGGAGGTCGGTCCGAACATGCGGGTGTGGACACCGATCCCGGGTGGCAAGAAGACCCCGGAGTTCTTCGCCCGACGCTTCGCCCACGAGACCGTGGTGCATCGCGCCGACGCTGCACTCGCACTGGGAGCGGACTTCGAGCCGGCCCACGATCTTGCGGTGGACTGCGTGGACGAATGGCTCGACCTGGCGGTCGTCACCTGGCCACGACTCGATGTCGAACGGCACCGCGCGTTGCACGGACCCGACCGGACGCTGCATTTCCACGCGACGGACACGTCGGCGGAATGGGTCGTGGACCTGTCCGGCGAGGACTTCGCGTGGCGGCATGCCCACGAGAAGAGTGCCGTGGCGGTACGCGGACCGCTGACGGAACTGCTGTTGGTGCTCTATCGTCGGCGTGCTGTGGACACAGCCGACGTGGAGGTCTTCGGCGACACCGGGTTCCTGGCGTCCTGGCTCGACGTCAGTCCCTTCGGCTAG